A portion of the Mytilus galloprovincialis chromosome 12, xbMytGall1.hap1.1, whole genome shotgun sequence genome contains these proteins:
- the LOC143054739 gene encoding translocating chain-associated membrane protein 1-like, producing MGMRRPRTTKNPPILSHEFVIQNHADIVSCIAMVFVVGLMFQATSPVASLFVALQHNVSSTVNVSEAEDLPIMYTNGAKDISCVFFYTLICIVIHAVVQEYVLDKLNKKMHLSKIKHSKFNESGQLLFFYFVSAAWGADLIVRENFLNINSLWEGYPHANLGFVNKFYFIIQLAYWLHSFPELYFQKTKKEEMSSRIQYAVLYLLFIGGAYVLNFTRVALGMMVLHYSVEFVFHLARLMYFSEKTDLANTGFMVFNGLFVLVRLGTITLSVLTFWYGLQQSNQLTIDFPAGNFNTQLVRINCLAAVSLLQAWMMWNFINFHLRRLRERSAVSRKIKSPIKKKVKMAEEDIQNLPEVDQQTASENGVRSRSKASKKN from the exons ATGGGAATGAGACGTCCAAGAACAACAAAGAATCCTCCGATTCTAAGCCATGAATTTGTGATACAAAACCATGCAGACATTGTCTCCTGCATCGCCATGGTGTTTGTGGTTGGTCTCATGTTTCAG gCCACTTCTCCAGTAGCTTCACTGTTTGTTGCTTTACAACACAATGTATCGTCTACAGTTAATG TGTCTGAAGCAGAGGACCTGCCCATAATGTATACTAATGGAGCTAAGGATATCTCCTGTGTGTTTTTCTACACCTTGATCTGCATTGTTATCCATGCTGTGGTCCAAGAGTATGTTCTAGAT AAACTAAACAAGAAGATGCATCTATCTAAGATTAAGCACAGCAAGTTTAATGAGTCTggacaattattatttttctacttTGTATCAGCTGCCTGGGGAGCAGATCTGATCGTCCGA gAGAATTTTCTGAACATCAATTCCTTATGGGAAGGTTATCCACATGCAAACTTAGG ATTTGTGAACAAGTTTTACTTCATCATTCAGTTAGCATACTGGTTACATAGCTTCCCTGAACTCTACTTCCAGAAAACTAAAAAG GAAGAAATGTCATCTAGGATACAATATGCtgtgttgtatttgttatttattggTGGAGCTTATGTATTAAA TTTTACAAGAGTAGCCTTAGGGATGATGGTACTTCACTATTCAGTAGAATTTGTCTTCCATCTAGCCAGGTTAATGTACTTCTCTGAGAAGACAGATTTAGCTAACACTGG GTTTATGGTATTTAATGGTCTCTTTGTGTTGGTGAGATTAGGAACAATAACTCTGTCAGTACTGACATTCTG gTATGGTTTACAGCAAAGTAACCAGTTAACCATTGATTTCCCAGCAGGAAACTTTAATACTCAACTTGTAAG aataaattGCCTGGCAGCTGTATCTTTACTGCAGGCCTGGATGATGTGGAACTTCATCAACTTTCATCTCCGACGTCTCCGAGAAAGAAGTGCTGTCTCACGTAAAATTAAATCTCCAATCAAGAAGAAGGTTAAAA tggCTGAAGAAGACATACAAAACCTCCCAGAAGTAGATCAACAAACTGCATCTGAGAATGGTGTGAGATCTCGCTCTAAAGCCAGCAAGAAGAACTAA